CTCGAGCTCATCATATCGCTCACGGGAATGGGCGGACAGGTTCACGAAGTCGACATCTTGAATCATTACATCGGGATGCGGCACCTTGCCGATGCCGCGCCCACAGAACGTCAATTGGCGGGATATGGTGTGGCAATCGTCAGCATTGTCACGTTTGCCTTTCTGATGTTTTCCGGAAAAAAACTCAACAAGATCGTGGCGATTCCGGCCATCATGTTTCCGATCGGCTTTCTCGCCGATAGTTTCTATTGGCTCTACACGTTCGGTCACGACCTCGACCCCAAAGCACCCATCAAGATTCAGGCGTTCACGCCGGAAATGTTTGGAAACGGCAAAATTGGTCAATTCGAAACATTTGCGGCGCCGGATCTTGGTTTTTGGTTGGCGGTCGCGGGCGTCGTGTGTGCCTTGGGCAGCGCATTTCTTCGTAGCCGAGTTTGCTCGAATTGCCCCAACGCAGGCGAATGCAGTGCGGTGTGCCCTCGCGCCATGGTAATGTCCGCGCGTTCGAGGAAAAGCTCGTGAATCGTTGGCTTTGCAGATCGACCTTGGGCATTGCGCTCGTCGGTTGCCTTGCAAGCGTGGGCTTGGTCTTCGTCGAGCCGAATGCTCGTGCGAATCGAGCCGTTGGGGTCGGGGAAGACGCCGTGGCCGGGCCGCGCGACGTTGCATCCGAAGGCGCCGTGGTGGCGTCTTCGTTCGACGAATTGCGGGCCATGGTCGCCGATCCCCGAGGGCCGGGACAAATCGAGTTACTGCCGCAGATCTACCGCGGAAACCTCGTCATCGAACGTCCCGTCGTCATTCGCGGCCAAAACGGCGCCATCCTCGATGGTGCCAAAGTTTCCACGGTCGTTACGGTGCAAGCTTCCAACGTGGTCATCGAAAATGTCGTCGTGCGAAATTCCGGCGGAAGGCATACCGCCGAAGACGCCGGCATCAAGGCGACGGGCGATCGCATTCGTATTGCGCACGTCCGTGTCGAGCAATCGCTGTTTGGCGTGTCGCTTCAAGCCTGCACGCATTGCCTTCTCGAAAAGGTCCACGTCGTGGGGCCGCGTGACGATGATTCTTTGCGCGGCGACGGAATCAAGCTATGGGAAGCTCATGATTCGGTCGTTCGCGGGTGTATCGTCGAATATTCACGAGACATGGTCGTGTGGTATTCTCGACGCACCACCGTCGAAAACAACATCGTGCGCCACTCCCGATACGGCTCTCATTTCATGTATGCGCACGACGCAGTCGTTCGCGGGGGCAAATATCATGACAACGTCGTGGGCATTTTCGTGATGTACAGCCGACGTTTGAACCTCGAAAACAACATCCTTGCGGGGGCACGCGGAGCTGCGGGGGTCGGGTTGGGTTTCAAGGACAGCGACGCCATTTCAATTCGAGGCAATTGGCTCGTCGCGAACACGGTCGGCACGTACCTCGACAACACGCCACGCACGCTGCAGGACCCGGTGACGTTCGATGGTAACGTCATTGCCTTGAACGACGTTGCGCTTCGCCTGCACGGTAGTGAAAAGGGGCTGACGCTGACGGGCAATGATTTTCGCCAGAATTCCACGTTGCTCGAAGTCGATGGCGGCGGTAACGCGCTCGGGGTGGACATCCGCAGCAATCACTACAGCGATTACGAGGGATACGATATCGATGGCAATGGCGTGGGTGACGTGGCTCATGAGGTCAAAGCATTGTCGAGCGAGCTGACGCAGACTCGGCCGACGATCGCTTTTTTCCGCGGAACGGCAGCCATGGGGCTGGTTGACGCCGTGGCCCGCGCCGTTCCCGCATTCGCATCGAGAAAAATATTCGTCGATCCCACCCCGCTCGTCAACCCTCCCCTCATCGCACGGCCATGATCAACGTCTCGAGCGTCAACAAACGTTTTGGATCCATCCTTGCCTTGCAGGATGTATCGATATCGATTGGACAAGGCGAACGCGTTGCCTTCGTGGGGACGAACGGGTCTGGCAAAACGACGCTTCTTCGCGTCATCCTCGGGCTCTTGCCATTCGATGGAACCGTGACGGTCGGCGGTTTCGATGTGGCTCGTTCGGCGCATCTTGCATTGCGACACATGGCGTACATCCCCCAAATCGCTCCGCCCATCGATGCACCGGTCAAAGAAGTCGTTCGCGCCCAGGCGCATTTGCGAGACAACCCCGTAGATGCCACATATGCATGTGCCAAACGCTTGGGGCTCGATCTTGGAGCGAGCGGTTCCAAACGTTTTCGCGATCTGTCCGGCGGCATGAAACAAAAGCTGCTCGCAGCCATGGCGCTCGCTTCGAACGCCCCCATCCTCGTTTGCGACGAACCCACGGCAAACCTCGATGGAGACGCTCGGAATGCGTTTTTCCAGGAGCTCGATCGCCGATCTCGTGACAGCATCGTCATTCTTTGTTCCCATCGAATCGACGAAGTCCGGCAAATCGTCGACCGCGTCCTGCAACTCGAAGAAGGGCGGGTCGTCCGCGATGCGCCACTGGCCGACGTATTGAGGTCGCTCAAAGCATTCCGCGTGGAAATTCTGTTTCGAGAAACCTCGGAACAAGCTCACGAAGCATTGTCGGCGCGAGGTTTTCAGCTTTCGGGAAAAAACCGATATGCCGCTCGGGTGGCCCAGCATGAAAAGCTCGCGCTCATCAAAGAATTGCTCGACGAATATCATGATTTGGTGCTCGACGTGAGCGTCGTGCCCATCGAAGACTTTTCTTTGGCCATATCGGAACAGGCATTACGAACGGACGGGGTGGCATCATGAAACGTCGTTGGTTCTTGGGCAGCGTGGTTGCTCTTGCGACCTTGGTCGCGTGCGAAAAGGTCAGCGAGCCGAATGAACCCGTCTGGGGGAAACAACCTTGTGCGCATTGTGCAATGGTCATTTCCGACAAACGTCATGCCGCGCAAATCGTCAGCGCCGATGAGCGCAAATACTTCGACGATATTGGATGTATGATCGGGTGGATTCACGAGCGCAAAGTCGAGCCGCAGAAGTCATGGGTACGTGATACGACGTCCGACAAGTGGGTGGAGGCGACGCGAGCGCGATATGTCGCAGGGGCACACACTCCAATGGACTTCGGCTTCGAAGCGACGATGGACAAGGGCATTTCGTATGACGAGATGCGCGCCGCGGTGCTCGCCAAGATGCAGGTGGGGCCGTGAAACAGCCGAAAGCTTGGCGCATATTGTTTCGTCTGGAGTTTGCCGAGGCGCTTCGATCGCGGTGGGTTCTCTTTGCGGCCGGCGTTTACGGACTTCTTTTTGCCGGTTTCGTGTGGTTCGGACTGAGTGAAAGCAGCGTGCTCGGTTTTACCGGGTTGTCCCGTGTCGTATTGAACATTGCCAATGCCGTCGTGCTCGCCATTCCGCTCGTCGCGCTGGTTGCCACGTCGCAAGTCGTCGTACGAGCGCGCCAAAGCGGCTTTTTCGAGCTCATGTTGACGCAGCCCGTTCGCAGGCGAGATTGGTTCATCGCGACGGTTGCATCTCGGTTTCTCATGGTGCTCGGCCCGCTGCTCGTGTTGTTCGTCGGGGCTGCCATTGCGAGTGCTTTTCGCGTGGAGCAGGAAGCCGGGCTTGCGGCCATCGTTGCCCGCTGTCTTCTCGTGACGGTATCGCTCGGATGGGCTTTCCTCGGGCTCGGGTTTTGGACATCATCCGTTGCGCGGACGCCGGAGCGAGCGATGGTTTTGGCACTGCTTTTATGGCTCGTGTCGAGCGCGCTTCATGATTTTGCGCTTGTGGGGGCGCTGTTGCGTTTCAAGTGGCCTCCGGCGGTCGTTTTTGGGCTCGCTGCGGTAAACCCCGTCGAAACAGCTCGAATTGCCGTGCTCGGGTGCGTGGATCCGGAATTGTCGGTACTCGGTCCCGTTGGTTTTTGGCTCGCCAATACGCTTGGCCCCAAGATGACCCTGGCGCTGGGCATCGTGTGGCCCGCATTCATTGGTACGGTGAGTTTTCTCAGGGCCGAACGGCATCTTTACCGGGCGGATCTGGTTGGTTGAGCACGAGTGCCGCAAATCGCGCATTCATCCACGCGACACCGAATTGCACGAGGTCCTCTGCTTCGACGAGCTCGCTGCGCGCGTTACCGACGAGCCCGCAAGACGCGCGACCCGTCGCCAAATAATCCTTCAAAATGAGCGCAAAATAATCCTCGAATGGCCAATCCACGATGCCTTCGTTGTCGTCGAGGCAATCGACGTAGCGGATCACCGGCTCTGGGGCGGCCGCAATGCGCCGGTATCGACGTACGCGTCGTTTTTGCGGCAAATCCACCAGATACTCGGCCCAGTGCAGCACGGTCGTGGTATTCATATCGGCGCCGAGCCGGAGCACTCGCCCGCCCATTTTGCACAATCGCTCGAGCGGCGAGCCTGGGCCGAAGTAATCGTGCCACGGCGGATCGCGAAGCAGCTCGATTGCCCGCGCACCTCGCGCTCCGAAGCGTCCCTCCGGGTGGTCGGTCACGAGCGTACCTGGCTGCTGACGGAAAGCTTCGGCGAGATACCCGACGTCCGGATCCGCGGGCGTGGTCGACTTGTCGAAAGGCTCGGCGTTTTGCAGATGTGCGGCCCGCTCATGTTCAGGGAGATCGTTCACCCAGGCCGAATCGTCTCGCGCACCGAGGACCATCATGGTCGTTCCACCCTCGAAAACGGCTTGGTCCAGCGCGTCGACCACACCTCGAGCGCCGCCTTCGATGGGCCCGATTGCGCGGAGGGAAGCGTGGATCATCAACGTGTCACCTGCGCGAACGCCGAGTTGTCGGAGGTCCCGCACGAGGTCCAGGGGGCTTTGCATGGGTGGAGCTTACTGCATTCTGGGGTTATCGAAAAACAGAACGCCTCCTCAACGGCTGAGAACGCGTCTTTTTCTGGGCCAAAGGCTTTCGCAGCGGCTGGGAACGCGAGTCTCCGCGGGAAACACGTGATCTTTCTCGCTAAAAAGGCGAGTCTCCGCGGGAAACACGTGATCTTTCTCGCTAAAAAGGCGAGTCTCCGCGGGAAACACGTGATCTTTCTCGCTAAAAAGGCGAGTCTCCCCGGAAAAGGCGCAGTCACAGCCGCTAAAAGGGCGGCTCGCCCGTGCAATGTCGCGTTCTCAGCCATTGAGAACGGTCATTGCGCTTCGCGCCCATTCTGGGTTCAGACGAATGATTTCCGCATTGAGCGTCGCGGCAAACCCGAGCCACAAGAGGTACGGCAGGAACATCCATGATGCAGCGGAATCGACTCGACGAGCGACCCTGATGAAAGCTCCCGTGACGAAGATCAATGCCACCATGTCGGCCAGCGCGAGCCACGGTCGCTGCAAACCGAAAAAGAGCGGCGTCCATGCGAAATTGAGAGCCAACTGGACAAACCACAAGGTGAGCGCCCGCGTGCGATCACGGCTCGAAGGTGCCAGAAAAACTCGAACGCCCGCAATGGCGATCATCACGTACAGAATGGTCCAGGCAATGCCGAATGCGACGCCCGGAGGTTGAAACGAAGGCTTCTCCAGAGCATCGTACCATGATTGCATTCCTCGCACATTCACGATACTTCCGACGATCGACGTCAATAACGTGAGCCCTCCGAAAATTCCAACCCCGATCAAACGACGAATTGCGCGATTTTCGGAATACATGGCCGTCCTCCCGAGCACGTCCGTGCCACCCGCACCGATCGAGCAAATCGCGTTCCGGGCGGTCTCTGCCAACCAAAGCGGAAAGTGAGTAAGAACTACGCTATTTGAAGCTGCTCGTCATTGCCTACCCCGACCTCTTCCCCTGCGCGTCGCCATCAGCCCAAGCAGCGCAATTGGCCAATATTCATTCGATCCACCCGACTGCGAACAACCTCCACCACCCGCAACAATGACCGCGGGCGGGTCCAAAGGTTTGTCCACGACATCGACAATCGCGAGCGCGGTCGCGTCCCTGCCTGTCGAATCGAGCACTCGAAGCTTCAAGATTCGGCGGCCCAAATCCGTATAGGTCAAGCGCAATGACGGCCCAACGAGGCGCTGGTCATACGTCCCGTCGTATTCCAAATCTGCATCGAGCACGAGCGATGTCGCAGGCTCGTCCATGTCGCTCACGTCAATCGGAATCGACACTTCGACGCCTGCATATGCCGTCACCGGATCGATTGAAATGCGCGGATCCGACCCCGCAGGCGGATCTTGGCCGAACAAGCTGCGATGAATGCGCAATTTCCCGTAGCCGAAATCATCATTCGGTGCTTGGCCCACGTGTTCATCGACCAGCGCTCCGTTTCGAATCGCCTCGTGCACATCAGCGCCCGTCCAATCCGGGTGAGCTTGTAGCAGCAGCGCCGCGGCGCCAGCCACATGAGGGCTCGCGCCCGACGTGCCGCCATAAATCAATCCACTCGCTTGCTCACCTTCACGAAAACCCGCCGTAATCGGATCGTCCGGCGCTGAAATCGCGAGGATCTTTTTCCCATCGATACGATAACCTCGCCCCGAATAAGGCGCGCGTTCACCAGGACTTCCGAACAAAAACCCGTGCCCGACGTAAGCAGCCACCGCCAATCCATGATCAGCCGTGCCCGGATGCCCAATGAGGTGATCTTCACTGGCATGTTCGGGGAAAAAAATTCCTTTGCCCCAGCCCGACATATCATCCATCACATAGCCGATCAATGCGAGGTCCGGGGCGCCCGGCGGAGCAGGGTCGTTCACCGTGATCGTCCAAGTTCCTGCCGGGATCGGTGGAGGATTGGCATTCTGGCCAAATACGTAAATGTCGACGCGCGAAGTCCCTCGGCTCGAATCGGTCCTCTCCGCATAGATTTCCAGGCCGTCGTGCCAGTCGGTGTATACGGCTCCCGGCGCATTGGGCAATTCCATTTGGAAACCCGTGGGGTCCTTGAATTGCAGGGTCAAGTTCCGCATCACATCGCGCCAGAGCAGTGACACGCCGATGAATCGAAAGGGAGCATAAGGCGAATTCTTCGGTGCTTCGATGGGCACGATTGTTTGTTGACCGGCAGGGACCGAACGCTTGTAGAGTTTGTCCGATGTCGACAAGTTTCCCGCAGGGTTGATGTGCGACACGCCTTGCGCAGACGACTCGTCGATGAGCTGCTCCATGGGGCTGGATCCATCGAGCGGATAGCCGACCCACGGCGCGTATTCGTGAAGCACCACGCGTGCGCCTTGATTGAGACAAAAGTTCGTAGCTTTGACTTCTTCTCCACCGGATGATTGCGTGACCATGACCAGCTCGGCATCGGGAGCGATTCCTACGAGATTGGTGAGGCCGCGGTGACCGCCGAGCAAAACGCCGCTCGCGCCGGTTCCATGGTCGAAGTCCTGTGTGATTGGCAGCATGATGAGGTTTTTGCCGCGCTGGTAGGTCTTGTTGTCGAATCGGACGGCCTTGATCTTGGACGAACCCAAAGCGACCAGTTTTTCTCCCTCGTCGAGCACACCATTGCGATTGACGTCGTCGGGCACGTAAAGCGGTTCGCCGAAGGTGGGATCAGCCTCCGTGAAGCCCGCGCTCGGGCCGAATTCGCGTGCGCCGCTGCCATTTCGATCCGCATAAAGCCAATCCATACCGAGTTGGTACGCAGGATCGTCGCTGCCGAATTGGGGATCCTTGTCGTAGAACGTGGTAATCACGGTATTGAGAACGCGCAGGACGTCGGCCTGGCCGTCGCCATCCGGATCGATGCCGTCGATACCGGGCGAAAAAATGCCATTGCCGTCGACATCCACCCAATCGAGGGCTCCACCGTCAGCTCGGAAAAACATGGGATGAAAGACGTCGACGCCGGAATCGATGTCGCAAATGGTGATTCCGGCGCCCGTGAACCCGAGCCCATCCGGGCCGGCGCGCCACACATCCATGGCTTGAAT
The sequence above is a segment of the Polyangiaceae bacterium genome. Coding sequences within it:
- the nosD gene encoding nitrous oxide reductase family maturation protein NosD yields the protein MNRWLCRSTLGIALVGCLASVGLVFVEPNARANRAVGVGEDAVAGPRDVASEGAVVASSFDELRAMVADPRGPGQIELLPQIYRGNLVIERPVVIRGQNGAILDGAKVSTVVTVQASNVVIENVVVRNSGGRHTAEDAGIKATGDRIRIAHVRVEQSLFGVSLQACTHCLLEKVHVVGPRDDDSLRGDGIKLWEAHDSVVRGCIVEYSRDMVVWYSRRTTVENNIVRHSRYGSHFMYAHDAVVRGGKYHDNVVGIFVMYSRRLNLENNILAGARGAAGVGLGFKDSDAISIRGNWLVANTVGTYLDNTPRTLQDPVTFDGNVIALNDVALRLHGSEKGLTLTGNDFRQNSTLLEVDGGGNALGVDIRSNHYSDYEGYDIDGNGVGDVAHEVKALSSELTQTRPTIAFFRGTAAMGLVDAVARAVPAFASRKIFVDPTPLVNPPLIARP
- a CDS encoding ABC transporter ATP-binding protein; translation: MINVSSVNKRFGSILALQDVSISIGQGERVAFVGTNGSGKTTLLRVILGLLPFDGTVTVGGFDVARSAHLALRHMAYIPQIAPPIDAPVKEVVRAQAHLRDNPVDATYACAKRLGLDLGASGSKRFRDLSGGMKQKLLAAMALASNAPILVCDEPTANLDGDARNAFFQELDRRSRDSIVILCSHRIDEVRQIVDRVLQLEEGRVVRDAPLADVLRSLKAFRVEILFRETSEQAHEALSARGFQLSGKNRYAARVAQHEKLALIKELLDEYHDLVLDVSVVPIEDFSLAISEQALRTDGVAS
- a CDS encoding nitrous oxide reductase accessory protein NosL is translated as MKRRWFLGSVVALATLVACEKVSEPNEPVWGKQPCAHCAMVISDKRHAAQIVSADERKYFDDIGCMIGWIHERKVEPQKSWVRDTTSDKWVEATRARYVAGAHTPMDFGFEATMDKGISYDEMRAAVLAKMQVGP
- a CDS encoding ABC transporter permease subunit; amino-acid sequence: MKQPKAWRILFRLEFAEALRSRWVLFAAGVYGLLFAGFVWFGLSESSVLGFTGLSRVVLNIANAVVLAIPLVALVATSQVVVRARQSGFFELMLTQPVRRRDWFIATVASRFLMVLGPLLVLFVGAAIASAFRVEQEAGLAAIVARCLLVTVSLGWAFLGLGFWTSSVARTPERAMVLALLLWLVSSALHDFALVGALLRFKWPPAVVFGLAAVNPVETARIAVLGCVDPELSVLGPVGFWLANTLGPKMTLALGIVWPAFIGTVSFLRAERHLYRADLVG
- a CDS encoding AAC(3) family N-acetyltransferase, which gives rise to MQSPLDLVRDLRQLGVRAGDTLMIHASLRAIGPIEGGARGVVDALDQAVFEGGTTMMVLGARDDSAWVNDLPEHERAAHLQNAEPFDKSTTPADPDVGYLAEAFRQQPGTLVTDHPEGRFGARGARAIELLRDPPWHDYFGPGSPLERLCKMGGRVLRLGADMNTTTVLHWAEYLVDLPQKRRVRRYRRIAAAPEPVIRYVDCLDDNEGIVDWPFEDYFALILKDYLATGRASCGLVGNARSELVEAEDLVQFGVAWMNARFAALVLNQPDPPGKDAVRP
- a CDS encoding tryptophan-rich sensory protein, whose protein sequence is MYSENRAIRRLIGVGIFGGLTLLTSIVGSIVNVRGMQSWYDALEKPSFQPPGVAFGIAWTILYVMIAIAGVRVFLAPSSRDRTRALTLWFVQLALNFAWTPLFFGLQRPWLALADMVALIFVTGAFIRVARRVDSAASWMFLPYLLWLGFAATLNAEIIRLNPEWARSAMTVLNG
- a CDS encoding S8 family serine peptidase codes for the protein MPMLRRFLAPSLAIACVLAPSVASARSAHRPTATIEGAIPLYFAPRPAADGSGRVIPGQSTAPVIIEFLSAPTQADLDLLRQHGAVLSLNDDGMPIVRSTFVLADVAASALEPLSKLPNVRRIALDGAPFQPPRPLDYTAAQIQAMDVWRAGPDGLGFTGAGITICDIDSGVDVFHPMFFRADGGALDWVDVDGNGIFSPGIDGIDPDGDGQADVLRVLNTVITTFYDKDPQFGSDDPAYQLGMDWLYADRNGSGAREFGPSAGFTEADPTFGEPLYVPDDVNRNGVLDEGEKLVALGSSKIKAVRFDNKTYQRGKNLIMLPITQDFDHGTGASGVLLGGHRGLTNLVGIAPDAELVMVTQSSGGEEVKATNFCLNQGARVVLHEYAPWVGYPLDGSSPMEQLIDESSAQGVSHINPAGNLSTSDKLYKRSVPAGQQTIVPIEAPKNSPYAPFRFIGVSLLWRDVMRNLTLQFKDPTGFQMELPNAPGAVYTDWHDGLEIYAERTDSSRGTSRVDIYVFGQNANPPPIPAGTWTITVNDPAPPGAPDLALIGYVMDDMSGWGKGIFFPEHASEDHLIGHPGTADHGLAVAAYVGHGFLFGSPGERAPYSGRGYRIDGKKILAISAPDDPITAGFREGEQASGLIYGGTSGASPHVAGAAALLLQAHPDWTGADVHEAIRNGALVDEHVGQAPNDDFGYGKLRIHRSLFGQDPPAGSDPRISIDPVTAYAGVEVSIPIDVSDMDEPATSLVLDADLEYDGTYDQRLVGPSLRLTYTDLGRRILKLRVLDSTGRDATALAIVDVVDKPLDPPAVIVAGGGGCSQSGGSNEYWPIALLGLMATRRGRGRGRQ